The Desmonostoc muscorum LEGE 12446 genome includes a region encoding these proteins:
- a CDS encoding serine/threonine-protein kinase: protein MYWNKGHQLHNGKYIIEDELGQGAFGITYKAVHSRINLPVVIKTPNMRLIRDRQYPRYVEKFIQEAELLGQLCQAPHPNIVRVIDYFEEGDSKTPCLVMEFIAGKNLFDLIEGEVITPLPETEAIKYICQIGNALAAMHENSIVHRDIHPGNIMLRSGNQPILIDFGLAGDIAPATSFSKRFGNEHFAPYEQFNGSKEPTVDIYGLAATLYYVVIGKKPTSSWDRKYHQVDLIEPKQHNRSISEELNRAILEGIRLEANERPKTMEEWLNLLVNQKTSNVKIMKLKENERPKTMKEWFISLFNQTTSDDQTTSDDQTKSDDLSSEVGVDYKKLRNYLAAGKWKDADYETYLVMLQAVRRKKGDWIRREELLNFPCKDLRTIDRLWVKYSNGRFGFRVQKEIYLSVGGKPDGKYNKQAWEKFGDCVGWRMDSNWITYNNCTFDTLAPVGHLPGYLPGWRIQAHWGVLFSRIATCKV from the coding sequence ATGTACTGGAATAAAGGTCATCAACTACACAATGGTAAATACATCATTGAAGACGAATTAGGACAAGGTGCTTTCGGCATCACCTATAAAGCCGTACACAGCCGAATTAACCTACCAGTTGTAATTAAAACTCCTAACATGCGCCTCATACGGGATAGACAATATCCCCGCTATGTAGAGAAATTTATCCAAGAAGCTGAATTATTAGGGCAACTTTGCCAAGCACCTCATCCAAATATTGTGCGGGTAATTGATTATTTTGAAGAAGGCGACAGCAAGACACCCTGCTTAGTAATGGAGTTCATTGCTGGTAAAAATTTATTTGATTTAATCGAAGGTGAAGTAATAACACCACTACCAGAAACAGAAGCTATAAAATATATTTGCCAAATTGGTAATGCATTAGCAGCGATGCATGAAAATTCAATAGTACATCGTGATATTCATCCCGGCAATATCATGTTGCGAAGTGGTAACCAGCCTATTTTAATAGACTTTGGTTTAGCTGGAGATATTGCTCCTGCAACTTCTTTTTCTAAAAGGTTTGGCAATGAACATTTTGCTCCTTATGAGCAATTCAACGGTAGCAAAGAACCAACAGTTGATATTTATGGTTTGGCAGCAACACTTTACTATGTAGTAATCGGTAAAAAGCCTACAAGTTCTTGGGATCGCAAATATCATCAAGTTGATTTAATTGAACCAAAGCAACACAACCGAAGTATTAGCGAGGAATTAAATCGTGCAATTCTTGAGGGAATAAGGTTAGAAGCAAATGAACGTCCAAAAACGATGGAAGAATGGTTAAATCTATTAGTTAACCAAAAGACATCGAATGTTAAAATAATGAAGTTAAAAGAAAATGAACGCCCAAAAACGATGAAAGAATGGTTCATTTCCTTATTTAACCAAACTACATCTGATGACCAAACTACATCTGATGACCAAACTAAATCTGATGATTTGAGTTCAGAAGTAGGGGTAGATTACAAAAAACTAAGAAACTACCTAGCAGCAGGAAAATGGAAGGATGCTGATTATGAAACTTATTTAGTGATGCTTCAAGCTGTACGTCGTAAAAAAGGTGATTGGATTAGAAGAGAAGAACTATTAAACTTTCCTTGCAAAGACCTCCGCACAATTGACCGCTTGTGGGTAAAATATAGCAATGGACGCTTTGGCTTCAGGGTTCAGAAGGAAATTTACCTCAGCGTTGGTGGTAAGCCTGATGGTAAATATAACAAACAAGCGTGGGAAAAGTTTGGCGATTGCGTAGGATGGAGAATGGATAGTAACTGGATAACTTACAACAATTGTACTTTTGATACCTTAGCGCCTGTGGGACACCTTCCCGGATACCTCCCAGGGTGGCGCATTCAGGCGCATTGGGGGGTTCTTTTCTCTCGCATCGCGACTTGTAAAGTCTAA